The following are encoded in a window of uncultured Sphaerochaeta sp. genomic DNA:
- a CDS encoding FumA C-terminus/TtdB family hydratase beta subunit, translating to MRELILPLSSEDIASLKAYDQVLLTGYLYVGRDQVHKRLYELLQQERSLPISLEGETIYYMGPSPAPEGKLIGSCGPTTSARMDPFSPLLLDQGLKVMIGKGPRSKEVATAIKRNKAVYLQAFGGCGALYASTVRAVTTVAFPDLGPEALLCLEVEKFPVIVAIDSQLGSVFPQ from the coding sequence ATGCGTGAATTGATATTGCCCCTGAGTAGTGAGGATATTGCAAGTCTGAAGGCATATGACCAGGTCTTATTAACTGGGTATCTCTACGTAGGTCGTGACCAGGTCCATAAACGACTGTATGAACTTTTGCAACAGGAAAGGAGTCTTCCAATCTCCTTGGAAGGTGAGACTATATACTATATGGGGCCAAGTCCAGCTCCAGAAGGGAAGCTGATCGGTTCCTGTGGCCCGACCACCAGTGCAAGAATGGACCCTTTCAGTCCGTTATTGCTTGACCAAGGTCTCAAGGTTATGATCGGTAAAGGACCTCGTTCCAAGGAAGTGGCCACGGCAATCAAGAGAAATAAGGCGGTATATCTGCAAGCCTTTGGAGGGTGTGGAGCGCTCTATGCTTCCACGGTCAGAGCTGTCACAACGGTTGCTTTTCCTGACCTAGGACCAGAAGCTCTCTTGTGTCTTGAGGTGGAGAAGTTTCCGGTAATCGTGGCAATCGATTCACAATTGGGAAGTGTTTTTCCCCAATAG
- a CDS encoding FKBP-type peptidyl-prolyl cis-trans isomerase, which yields MKNTLSVRLVPLFLLFLMVGCSKTPVESSQNPVEETPSTVVVQAEPIVEETDVIRDLEEPTTLEDRFSYTYGYLLYSSMVQQKGFSDLEASYFAKGILDADRGQGFYTQEEMSQTLYEVQTKLLQIAQEEMNAISAANLEVAEDFLETNKERESVKITDSGLQYEVIVEGEGDRPTEDSMVEVDYQIMLLNGKIIDSSYERQQSSTFLLEAIMVPGFIEGVKLMQEGAKYRFWIHPDLAYGKEGTETIEPNTLLIIEVELKSIREGR from the coding sequence GTGAAGAATACCTTGTCTGTGCGCCTCGTCCCCTTGTTCTTGCTCTTCTTGATGGTTGGATGCTCGAAAACTCCAGTTGAATCCTCCCAGAATCCTGTGGAGGAAACTCCTTCGACAGTTGTGGTACAAGCTGAACCGATTGTTGAAGAGACGGATGTTATTCGGGATTTGGAAGAGCCCACCACGCTTGAAGATAGGTTTAGTTATACCTATGGCTATCTACTCTACTCCTCAATGGTACAACAGAAGGGTTTCAGTGACTTGGAAGCCTCCTATTTTGCTAAGGGAATCCTCGATGCTGATAGGGGCCAGGGATTCTATACGCAAGAAGAGATGTCCCAAACCCTTTATGAGGTGCAAACCAAACTCTTGCAGATTGCCCAAGAGGAGATGAATGCCATTTCCGCAGCTAATTTGGAAGTTGCAGAGGATTTCCTGGAGACCAACAAGGAAAGGGAGTCTGTGAAGATAACCGATTCAGGACTGCAGTATGAAGTGATTGTTGAAGGGGAAGGTGACCGCCCAACAGAGGACAGCATGGTAGAAGTCGATTACCAGATTATGCTGTTGAATGGGAAAATCATCGACAGTTCCTATGAACGGCAACAGAGTTCCACCTTCCTGCTGGAAGCCATCATGGTACCAGGGTTTATTGAAGGTGTTAAGTTGATGCAGGAAGGTGCAAAGTACCGTTTCTGGATACATCCCGACCTTGCCTATGGGAAGGAGGGGACGGAAACCATTGAACCAAATACCCTGCTGATCATAGAGGTCGAACTCAAGTCAATCAGAGAGGGCCGTTAA
- a CDS encoding YjjG family noncanonical pyrimidine nucleotidase — translation MYRYLFFDADGTLFDFEQAEHNAFWKMAESLSLPLERKHEQDYIRCNAEVWKQFEKGEVTIEELKVKRFASFALETGIPLNPETASHSYQYELSKKGILFTETITVLETLKKRGYTLFLATNGIAEVQRGRIAVSDTEQYFDHIFISEEIGYQKPDPRFFAHMFEVTGLSEQKQHTLMIGDSLSSDIAGGIAGGMDTLWLNKTGKPVNPQVQPTHIHNNLYSVLEFLNGPL, via the coding sequence ATGTACCGGTATCTTTTCTTTGACGCGGATGGAACACTTTTTGATTTCGAACAAGCAGAACACAATGCGTTCTGGAAGATGGCTGAAAGCCTTAGCCTACCATTGGAAAGGAAGCATGAGCAAGACTACATCCGCTGCAATGCTGAGGTATGGAAACAGTTTGAGAAAGGCGAAGTGACAATCGAGGAACTGAAAGTGAAGCGTTTTGCAAGTTTTGCATTGGAGACGGGTATCCCGCTCAATCCAGAAACAGCAAGCCACAGCTACCAGTATGAACTGTCTAAAAAGGGAATCTTGTTTACAGAGACCATCACCGTACTCGAGACCTTGAAGAAGCGTGGCTATACGCTCTTCCTCGCAACCAACGGGATTGCTGAAGTACAGAGAGGCAGGATTGCCGTATCAGATACTGAGCAGTATTTCGATCACATCTTCATCAGCGAAGAGATAGGATACCAGAAGCCTGATCCACGATTTTTTGCCCATATGTTTGAGGTAACCGGTCTTAGTGAACAGAAACAGCACACCCTCATGATCGGAGACAGCCTATCCAGTGATATTGCCGGAGGTATAGCCGGTGGCATGGACACACTATGGCTGAATAAAACGGGAAAACCTGTGAATCCCCAGGTACAACCAACACATATACACAACAACCTATACTCTGTGCTCGAGTTTCTTAACGGCCCTCTCTGA
- a CDS encoding DUF308 domain-containing protein — MQETFLKRHLILSTVIGAFLIIVGIFLMFQQESFVKIFISLLGVFLAGSGISSLIYLKGFNLGSRSRIATLVKALLSIVIGLVAIIVPLSAATISWTVLLYIIGAQLLFSALISFLDALLMRKEERSLSPLYTEGVFSLIMAILLFVFPQQIGSLLLKLFGLLFIVSGIGMILWSLRIRKINQQFKEQVVEAEAEVVDPEN; from the coding sequence ATGCAGGAAACTTTTCTTAAACGTCACCTCATCCTTTCCACCGTGATTGGTGCGTTCTTGATTATTGTAGGGATTTTCTTGATGTTCCAACAGGAATCCTTCGTGAAGATCTTTATCTCCCTTTTGGGGGTGTTCCTTGCAGGTTCTGGAATTTCCAGCCTGATATACTTGAAAGGTTTCAATCTTGGGAGTCGCTCTCGTATTGCTACCTTGGTTAAGGCCCTCTTGAGCATAGTAATCGGTTTGGTTGCCATTATCGTCCCTCTCTCTGCAGCGACTATTAGTTGGACAGTACTGCTGTACATCATTGGGGCGCAGCTCTTGTTTTCCGCTCTGATATCCTTCTTGGATGCATTGTTGATGAGGAAAGAGGAACGCTCTCTTTCCCCTCTCTATACAGAGGGTGTTTTCTCCCTGATTATGGCCATTCTCCTGTTTGTCTTCCCACAGCAGATCGGCAGCTTGTTGCTCAAGCTGTTCGGATTGCTCTTCATAGTAAGCGGAATCGGCATGATTCTCTGGTCTCTGCGCATCCGCAAGATCAACCAACAGTTCAAGGAACAGGTGGTTGAGGCAGAGGCGGAGGTTGTCGACCCGGAGAACTAA
- a CDS encoding HIT family protein: METIFTKILNGEIPSIFLHKDELCFSILDINPVNKGHLLIITSQPYPTIESCPEEVLSHMMVLAKRADSVLREKLGCDATNLIINNGKESGQEVPHLHLHIIPRYKEDGKTLRLVKEPYSDGEIADYGKKLEF; the protein is encoded by the coding sequence ATGGAAACGATTTTCACCAAGATTTTAAACGGGGAGATTCCCTCCATATTTTTACATAAGGACGAACTTTGTTTCTCCATTCTCGATATCAATCCAGTCAACAAGGGACATTTGCTGATCATCACATCACAACCATACCCTACCATTGAAAGCTGCCCAGAAGAAGTCTTGAGCCATATGATGGTGCTCGCCAAGAGGGCTGACAGCGTACTCAGAGAGAAATTGGGTTGTGATGCCACCAATCTGATCATCAATAACGGCAAGGAAAGCGGGCAGGAAGTACCACATCTGCATCTTCATATCATCCCTAGGTACAAAGAGGATGGAAAGACCTTGCGTCTCGTCAAAGAGCCCTACAGCGATGGCGAGATTGCTGATTATGGAAAGAAATTGGAGTTTTAA